The sequence AAATCCCCTGCCGCCAGCTGGCCCCGTCAAACATCAGAAAAATGAAGATAAAACTGATCAGTGCTTCGTACCAGCCGAAGCGCTTCCCGAAGTAGAGGCCGATCCCCAAGGGGAGAATGGCCAGGATCAAGTAGATGAAGTAAACGGGGGTTCCGTAAGCACTGAAGTTCGGTAGACTAGCGATCCAATTCATCATTTATTGGCCTCGCTAATCAGTTGTTTAATAGCGATCTTGCCGTTGGCCGACATTGGGAAGCTGTCGCGGTAGACGAACTGGGTCGGCATCATGTACGGCATGATCAGGCCCTGCAGGCTCTCCCGAATTGCCTTGGTCAGGGCAGCGGGATCGTCCGGCTGACTCTGGGGAATCACGTCGGCGATCAGGTGGGTCACCTTGCCGTCCCGGTTGTACTTCGGCACGGCCACCGCCTGCTTGATCAGGGGACTCTTCTCCAGGCTGGCCCGGACCTCGTCGAGCTCGACCCGGAAGCCATGAAGTTTGATCTGGAAGTCCATCCGACCCTTGTGGTGGAGGAGCCCATCGGCGTCCAGCACCCCGGCATCCCCGGTCCGGTAGGCGCGTTGGCCGTTCAGCGTGAAGAAGGCCTTGGCTGTCTTTTCAGAATTGTTCATGTAGCCCTGGGCCACGCTATCGCCACTGATGATGATCTCGCCCTGCTTCCCTGGCTCGGTGATTTCTTGATCGCCGTTCCAGATTGAGAGCTTAATTCCAGACTTGGCATAGCCGACTGGCAGGCGGTCACAGTGCGCCACCATCTCCGGGGTGATTTCGACGCCGGAGATCGCCACCGTAGCCTCGGTGGGTCCGTAGGTATTGAAGATCTTGGCGTGGGGGAAACGCTGCTGAAGATTGCGGGCGGTCTTGACGGTTAGCTCTTCCCCACAGAAGAGGAAGAACTTCAAGCCACCCATCTGCTTTTCACTAAAGGCGGGGCTGAGCATCAGCATGTCCGCAAAGGATGGGGTTCCGACGAAGATATTTAGGTCGAGCTTCGGTAGAGCCGTAAAGAGCTGACCGAAGTTTTCCACGACGTCATGCGGGATCGCCTTGATCGTGCTGCCGCTCAGCAGGGCCGGCCACCAGTACATGTTTGAAAGATCAAAGGAGTACGGCGGTTGGCCGAGGTAGTTAACCTGGTGCGGCAGCTTGAAGTCCGGGCCAAGCATCCAGTCGATAAAGGCCCGCAGGTTGTCGTGGCTGACCTCGACCCCCTTAGGCGAACCGGTCGTCCCGGACGTAAAGAGCACGTATGCCAGGTCGTCACCGCTGACCGGTGCAGTCACCGTGAATGCTTGTGGCGTAGCGATGATTTTGTCCAGCTGTTCCCGGGTAATTACCGGTGCGGTCACCTTAACTTGATCACTCGGGAAATCATCGACGGCAATCACCATGCCAGGCTGGGCCGTGTCGAGAATCGACTGGAGCCGCGGCAGGGCAGAATCAGTCGCCACCGGAATGTAGGGGTGGTTGGTTTTCAGGGCGGCTAGGAAGCTTTCGATCATTTGAACCTGGTGGTCACCGAAAACCAGGATTGGCTCCTGGGTGGCAAGTCCCTGCTTAGCAAGCCAAGCGGCGAGCGTGTTGGTTGCCGCCTGCAGTGCGCCGTACGTGGTGGTGGTCCCCATCTCGTCATAGGCGACTCGGCTGGCGTTTGCCCGCGCACATTCGTCAAACGATGTCACAATATTTTTGGTCATAGTTTCCTCCAAATCAGAATTCATTATAGATAAATGGTTCTTGGCCAGCGCCATAGTAACCATACATGTAAATCAACAGGAGAATTACGACAAAATAGAACAGCGTCTTGAGCGCGAACCGCCAGTGTGGGTGTTCTTGCAACAATTTTGTCACCGTTTAATCCTCTCCTCTCACAATAAACTATCAGCTCGACTGATGTTCCTACGATACCATCGTCGTTCACAAAAAAATCAAAGTTTACATAAACTTTACTAAAATTTGAACATCTTATGAAAAAGGTAGATTATAGAATGAAGTTAGCCACCCAGTTGGTGGTAAATAAAAAACGCCATTCGGCGTGACATCAGGTATCATATTAAGTGAACCAAACCTATATGAAAGGATGTCCGTCAAATGACGCACTTAAATGATACCATGTCTACTATTTTATTGACTACTCATAAAAAGAATGCTCATCTTACTAAAGAAGAACGTGTGATGATTGCGACTTTAAAGTCGCAAGGACTTTCCAATCGCGCAATTGGTCGCCAATTAGGAGTTAATCATCAAACAATTAATAACGAGCTCAACCGTGGTACGGTCCGCCAACTTCGTCGTCAAAAATCTAATGGTAAGATTTACGAATATTCTTACTACATCTATAGTTATGAAGCTGGTCAGGCCACATATCTTGAACATCACCGCCATTCTGGTCGTCGTCGCTTATATTATTCTTCAAAGCAATTTTTACGATTAGCTGATCAGCTAATGCTTGGTGAGTTTGACGACCACCATTACTCCCCACAAGCGGTTATTTATAAGGCTCGAGATTTAATGAATGATGGCACCCTGATCCCAAAGTCGGTTGTAACTTTATATCAATGGATTAATGAGGGTGTGCTTCGTACGTCCAATTTAGACCTCTTTGAAAAACCTAAACGTAAGCATCATCAAACTCATCCGCAAGCTAAAAGGTGCTTAGGGCCTAATATTGCTCAACGACCTCAAACTGCGGACCAACGGTCCGAAATTGGCCATTGGGAACTGGATACAGTTCAGGGACAGAAAAACGGTAATGACAGTGTTGTACTAGTAATGACTGATCGCCTTTCACGAGTTAATATCACGAGTAAAATTGCTGGTAAAACTGCGCATGCAGTAAATCAGTTCTTTATAAATTTGCGCCAGAAAATGGGCACAGATGCTTACTATCGCATTTTTAAGACAATAACCTCTGACAACGGTTCAGAATTTAGTGAGTTAACACAAGTTCACGATCATGTTTTCTATGCTGATCCGTATTCCCCTTGGGAACGTGGATCCAATGAGATCAATAACCGGTTTCTCCGCAAGGAGATTACCAAAGGTGAAGCTATAAATAACTATAGTAGTGCTCAGATCATAGCGACTAATGATTGGATGAATCACTATCCACGAGCTATGTTTAATGGACATTCGTCAATGGATATCTATCGTAAGGCCTTCTACCAAGAGATATCACAGCTCCATCAACCAATAATCAATTGGTCAGTATTATTTATTTGAGTCCAGTGGCTAACTTATTCTTGAAATTTAGGATCTTATGAAAAACGTTGGAAAATACAACAATTTTGATATAACTGTTGCGGATGATATTAATTGCCAGACGAACCAACTGAAAAAAGACCAGCCGTACGTATTTTCCGCGTACAACTGGTCCTCTGTTTTTATATTATTCATCATCATTTGGATAGTCGACGGCTTCCAAGCCCTCGGTCGGTTTATCCGCATTCAGGATCATCCCGATCAAGGTAAACCAGTGCCGAGCCGTGACGCTAAAGACATCCCCGTTGTATTGGTGGCCGGCCTCAGTCGTCAGGTAGGCCAGAATGGTGAAGTTATTTAATTTGCTATAAAAAAGGCCAGCGCAAGTTTGTCGCTTGCGCTGGTCCATTTATTTTAGAGATCAATGATTTCCGGTTCAAAGTCGATTGCCTTCAAGAACTTCATCAGGTCCGGCGTCTTGATGAAGAGCGTGTGGGTGTTTTCATTCGGGTGGAAGGTCTGGATCGGCTCGTCGACGATGTCCTTATCAATGTAGACCGTCACGTTGTGGTCCTCATTGTTGAGCAGACCGAACGGCGACACCACCCCCGGTTCCAGGCCGAGCTGCTCTTCCAGGGCGGCTGGCTGGGCCATCGAGACCCGCTTGGCCCCGGTCAGGTCCTGGAACTCATGGAAGTCCATCCGCTTCTTGTCGTCCATGATCACCATGTAGTACTTTTTCTTCTTCCCCTTGAGAAACATCGTCTTGGTCCGCACGCCCTCGTGCCCGGCGATGTATTCGTCGGCCTCTTCCGTCGTGTGAGCGGCCGGGTGGTCAACTACGTAATAGTCGTCGATACCCAGCTTCTTCAGTGCGTCCTTGACCTGTTGGTAGGTGCCCTTTGCCATCTTGATCACTCCTTGTTAAAGCGTTTTCTTGCTTATCACCATTATAAGGCGTGCGCGGCAAAATGAACACAGACGGGCAATGCGATTTTTATACGCTTGAATTGGAGAAATTACACTTTGCGGACACGATAAATCTGTAAATTTATCGGGTGTTATTTTCGGTAAAAAGCAATTTTCGCCCCGCGGTCCCGTATAATGTGAGTTAAGAACGCAATTTTGAATTAATGAACGAGGACCAAACGATGACAACTATTTACTATGGCAATGACCTCACCAAAAAATTGGGAAAGAAACAAGCACAAACAGCAAGCACATCAGCTGAACCGCAAGCATTTTCTACCTGGTTCATCGCCCCGCTGACGATTAACCGGAAGCCATACTACCTGCACGTCGAGGCGGTGACTGGTTTCCCAGTCGTCACGAAGGCGCTGACGCCGAAGCAGTTTGCGCGGGTCTTTCATAAGACCATCGACCGGATCGATTATTTGACTGATGATCAAAAATTTCAAATTGAATCCCTGACAACTGAAAAACTTACCTATGATTACGCCCCTACCGCCACAAATCTAATGTTGACGAAGTACCAGCAGCATGCTGCCCAACACCCAGAGGAACTTGAAGAGGCGTTGGCAAAAACTAGGGGGCTGCCCCGCCAAGACAGTCTGTCGCAACTCTCCTTCAAAGTCTTGCAGTCGTTGGGAGTTAAACAAGAAATCTTGCTTTCACGAAAACTAATCAAGTTTGCCAACAGCAAATTTGCGGATAAGCCAGGAAAACCGAAGCCAACCGTTAAGTACGTGACCACTACGCCCCAATTTGATGATCCGCGGAAGTGGGAAAAGTACGAATGGCAGCCGGTTGATCAACACCCGAAAATTGTTCAGCAAATTCAGCACAATAATCTTCAAGCAATCGCCCAATATGTTGACACGCTGCCATCATCCTATCGCTTGCCACTTGAACTGGTAATGGATTTTCTCAATGACTTTCTCAATCGCTACCTCTTCATTGAGTGGATCATCCTCCCGACTACTAGTCTCGCGGAAGCCAATGCCTACTACTACAGCTCGATGACGGCCCAACCAGAGAATTATGAAATGTATACAGAAATGCTGACCGGTTTCTTCCGTTTTCTCAGCAAGACTGGCATTATTCGGAAAAGCGATAGCCAGCGGGTCAATTCTTATATCAAGCATACCAGCAAAAAATTCCTCGGCTATAGCAGTCAACGCGAGCAAATGACGTATACACTCAAACAGCTGTCCTCACTAATCGAAAACAATCCAGATGCTGTTCAGACGGCGATCGAGCAAATGCAAAATGGTGACGAGCCGGACCTAACCAACTTCTTTGACCAACCGGCCCATCCCGCTAAAACATTCTCGGCCCCAAGCAACCAAACCTACGAATTGCGGGCTAAATTAAATGACTTCCATCCTTCAACTTGGCGACGATTCGTCATCAGCGGCGATGCGAGCCTGGCCGACCTCGAGGAGGCAATGATCTTCATATTCCACGGTCAGTTTGAGCATCTCTATGACCTGCGAAATGAGCGCACCAATGAAGTCTTTGAACTGCCCGAAGCAATGGACGAGATGTTCTCCCCATTTGCCAATGCGGATTTTAAGGACGCTACCAAGACCAATGTTTCCTCATTAAAGCTCGACGACCGACTGCTCTTCACCTACGATTTTGGCGACAGCTGGGAGTTTACGGTCCACGTGCGCAAAATCACCAACGAACCCGGTCCCGCAACAGCCCAGGTTCTTTCTGGAAAAGGCTACGGCATCATCGAAGACATCGGTGGCGTCGGTGCCCTCCAAGAATACTATGACGACTACAAGGCTGGGCACGTTGATCCGGATCTGAAGGAATGGATGGGCGAGTCGCTGATCGATCTCAACCAGTTCGATAAAAATGAAATTAACGATCTACTGCGTGGAGAATAATGGTTCCCACGAAAACAGGCACCTTGAGCCTCTTTGGCTCGTGGTGCCTATTTTTTTAGTACCAGCCGTATTTTCCAAATTGCTTTTTCATCCTAAATTTCAAGAATAAGTTAGCCACTGGACTCAAATAAATAATACTGACCAATTGATTATTGGTTGATGGAGCTGTGATATCTCTTGGTAGAAGGCCTTACGATAGATATCCATTGACGAATGTCCATTAAACATAGCTCGTGGATAGTGATTCATCCAATCATTAGTCGCTATGATCTGAGCACTACTATAGTTATTTATAGCTTCACCTTTGGTAATCTCCTTGCGGAGAAACCGGTTATTGATCTCATTGGATCCACGTTCCCAAGGGGAATACGGATCAGCATAGAAAACATGATCGTGAACTTGTGTTAACTCACTAAATTCTGAACCGTTGTCAGAGGTTATTGTCTTAAAAATGCGATAGTAAGCATCTGTGCCCATTTTCTGGCGCAAATTTATAAAGAACTGATTTACTGCATGCGCAGTTTTACCAGCAATTTTACTCGTGATATTAACTCGTGAAAGGCGATCAGTCATTACTAGTACAACACTGTCATTACCGTTTTTCTGTCCCTGAACTGTATCCAGTTCCCAATGGCCAATTTCGGACCGTTGGTCCGCAGTTTGAGGTCGTTGAGCAATATTAGGCCCTAAGCACCTTTTAGCTTGCGGATGAGTTTGATGATGCTTACGTTTAGGTTTTTCAAAGAGGTCTAAATTGGACGTACGAAGCACACCCTCATTAATCCATTGATATAAAGTTACAACCGACTTTGGGATCAGGGTGCCATCATTCATTAAATCTCGAGCCTTATAAATAACCGCTTGTGGGGAGTAATGGTGGTCGTCAAACTCACCAAGCATTAGCTGATCAGCTAATCGTAAAAATTGCTTTGAAGAATAATATAAGCGACGACGACCAGAATGGCGGTGATGTTCAAGATATGTGGCCTGACCAGCTTCATAACTATAGATGTAGTAAGAATATTCGTAAATCTTACCATTAGATTTTTGACGACGAAGTTGGCGGACCGTACCACGGTTGAGCTCGTTATTAATTGTTTGATGATTAACTCCTAATTGGCGACCAATTGCGCGATTGGAAAGTCCTTGCGACTTTAAAGTCGCAATCATCACACGTTCTTCTTTAGTAAGATGAGCATTCTTTTTATGAGTAGTCAATAAAATAGTAGACATGGTATCATTTAAGTGCGTCATTTGACGGACATCCTTTCATATAGGTTTGGTTCACTTAATATGATACCTGATGTCACGCCGAATGGCGTTTTTTATTTACCACCAACTGGGTGGCTAACTTCATTCTATAATCTACCATTGCTTTTTCATTCGGGTTTCATCAAGAAGCTTACCAGTAAAACTTTCTTCAATCAGGCGCCGATCATGGGCCCGTTGCTCCGCTGCTGTTAAAGTACGTTTCTTTGGTAGTTTCTCCATGCCACCATCCCCTTTTCCTTTAATCATATCATACCAACCCAAAAGGCCCGAGCATTTGCCCAGGCCTCAACCCATCAATCTTTAATTTTCCGCAATCGCTCATCCCTGCTTAATCCGTTCCGGATGCGGAATCTTCTTAATCACGCGCGCCGGCGACAGCTTTGCGCGGTCCGTCCGCATATTAACGACGGTATACTTGCTCATTTTGTTTTCCCCTTTCTAGCAAAAAACACCGGGCCGCTGCCCAGTGTTAACTACCAATTTAGTCGTTGGCGTGAATGTCAAAAGCATTCAGCAGCATGTCTCCAACACCCGGCGTGTCCGGATCGTGCTGGCCCTTGCCGTGGTCGAGGTTGCGGATGGCGTCCATCTCGTCGGAGGTCAGCTCGAAGTCAAAGATCTCAGCGTTTGACTTAATCCGTGATTCGTGAACGGACTTCGGGAAGACGATGACCCCTTCCTGATGCTCGAAGCGCAGGATGACTTGACCGACGTCCTTGCCGTACTTCTTGGCAATTGCGTTCAGGATTGGCTCGGCAAAGAGGTCCTTGTTGCCTTCGCCCAGCGGTGCCCAGGCCTCCAGGGCCACGTGCGCGTCAGCCAAGACCTGGCGCAGTTCCTTTTGCTGGAAGTAAGGGTTAAATTCAACCTGGTTGACCGCTGGCATCACATCAAAGCTCGGCACGAACTTCTTCCAGAGTTTTGGCGTCATGTTGGAAACCCCGATTGAGCGGATCTTGCCGGCCTTTTGTGCTTCCTCCAGGGCCCGCCAAGCCTCGTCGACCTTGCCGTATGGCTGGTGCAGCAAATAGAGGTCCATGTAGTCCAGACCCAGCTTTTCCAGGGAGGTGTCGATGGCCTTCTTGGCGTCCGCATAGGCGTAGTCCTGCAGCCAGAGCTTGGAGGTTACCCAGATCTGGTCGCGCGGAATCCCGCTGTCCTTGATTGCCTTGCCGACTTCCTGCTCGTTGAAGTAGGCCGCGGCCGTATCGATGTGGCGGTAGCCCAGCTTCAGCGCGTTGGCCACCGCGTCGTAGGTTGAGCCGTCCGCCGGGATCTGGAAGGTACCGAAGCCAAAGGACGGGATTTCATTGCCATCATTGAGTTTAAAAGTTGGAATAGTTGTCATCGTACATTCCTCCTAGAGATTATTCTGTTCGTCGGCTTGCACCTGCTTCAGGCTGGAGCCAAAGATCTGTTCGATTGTGACCGGATCGTGGTGATCGAAGAACTGACTGACATTCTTGTCTAGGCCGGCCATCGTCTTCATGTCATCGTCGGAGAGTTCAAAGTCAAAGACATCGATGTTTTCGGCCATCCGGTTCTGGTGAACGGACTTCGGAATCACCGTGATGCCGCGCTGCAGCAGCCAGCGCAGGATGACCTGGCCGTTGGACTTGCCGTACTTGTCGGCAATGGCAGCGACCGTTTCGTTCGTGAAGATACCGTCCTTGCCTTCCGCAAACGGTGCCCAGGCTTCCGGCCGAATGCCCTCGCCCTGCATGAACTTCACTTCGTTTTCACGCTGGAACCACGGGTTGAGCTCGATCTGGTTGACTGCGGGCTTAACCGGTTCGGTCAGTTCCAGGTCCTTCAGTTGGTCCGGCCAGAAGTTGGAAACCCCGATGGCACGGATCTTGCCGGCCTTCTGCGCTTCCTCCAGGGCCCGCCAAGCACCCATCGTATCACCGTATGGCTGGTGCAGCAGGTAGAGATCCATGTAGTCTAAGCCCAGCTTTTGCAGGGAAGTGTCAATCCCCTTCTTGGCACGCTCGTAGTTGAAGTCGGACACCCAAAGCTTAGAGGTCACGAAGACATCCTCCCGCTTGACGGAACTCTTGGCGATCGCCGCTCCAACTGCCTCCTCGTTTTGGTATGCGGCGGCGGTATCGATCAGGCGGTAGCCAGTGTTTAAGGCATCGGTGACGGCCTGTTCGGCTTGGGTCAGGTCCGGCACCTGGAAGACCCCGAAGCCCAGGGTTGGCATTTCCACCCCGTTGTTGAGTTTAACTGTTGGTACGTTTACGTCTGACATAGCACTTGCTCCCTTCTGTTCTTTTATTCATTTGCTGACTCTATGGTAACGTCCGACCCGCGGTTTGAAAATTACTAGATGAGCATGCTAGTATACGTTGGATGTATGCTAGCTCACTTCCCCCTTACCGCAAACAAAAAGCCTTCAGCAAGGGTCAAGGCTGAAGGCTTTTTGCAGTTATATCAATTTGCAGCTATCTCAATATTTATGAGGAGCTAGTCATTAGGTAAACTATCCGCTAGTAAACGCATGAATAAGTTGAGAGATGCATTGTCGTTACTTGCTGAGTTTACCATCATATACGGAAAGCAAGATAATAATCAGGATAACAACCAGTAGTGCCAAAATATACTTCATGAGCTCTCACTACTTTCTATTTTGGATGGCTTCCCAAGCCTCATCATCGAATTTTCTGTTCTTAAAGTAATAGGGCTTATCCGCTTCCGTTATTTTTCGCAAGACATGGCACGGATTACCTACGGCGACCACATTGTCAGGAATATCCTTAGTGACCACGCTTCCTGCACCAATTACCACGTTATTGCCAATGGTAACGCCCGGACAGACAGTAACATTCCCGCCTAGCCAAACGTTATTACCGATGGTGATCGGCATTCCATATTCATATCCAGAATTACGACTTACCGGATGAACCGGGTGACCAGCCGTTAAAATATTTACGCGCGGGCCGAACAAGACATGGTCACCAATTACAACTTCACCAACATCAGAGATGATGCAGCCAGTATTAGCGTAAAAATAATCGCCGACTTTGATATGATTCCCATACTCACAGTAAAAAGGCGGTTCCAGGTATATTTCCGTGCCATGCCTTATTCCAGACTCAGCAATCAGTTCTCGCCCCCTTTCAAGGTCAAATGGCATTACTTCGTTGTACTCCCGAAATGCTTTCTTCGCCCTTAGCTGCTCTTGCAAGACTTCCTTAGTAGCAATATAGGGCAGCTCATTATCGCGCCGATATGAATTATCCATTTTAACAGCTCCCTTGAATCAGTTGATATCATAATTATATTTGCTGATAATCGTTAAAACTATTAAAATAATATCTAAAAATATAAGGAAATTGTTTATGGACTTTCATGAATTGGAAAATGTCGATTATAGTTTTAGCGACTATCCCGTTTTAATTGAATATACCAATTTATCGTCTTACCCAGATTTTCGCGCGATCAACCATTGGCATGATGATTTTGAGTTCACATATATTTTTGCCGGTCAAATGGACTACAACGTTAACGGAACCATCATTACCCTGTCCAAGGGAAATGGGATCTTTGTAAATTCCAAGCAAATGCATTTCGGCTTTAATTCAAACCATCAAGATTGCTTGTTTCTATGCGTTGTTTTTAAGCCAACCTTGCTGTGTATCAATTCAGCCTTTGAGGAAGAATACGTTAAACCAATTATCAATAATGGGGTGCCATTCCTAAAGTTAAGTCAACAAAATCCACTGCAAAAGAAGATTCTGTTGTCTTTGCTAACACTGAAGGATTCCGCACAATCAAAGCTGGCAATTCAGGCGAGGCTGTTTGCCATCTGGAACGACTTATACCAGCTCCTGCCCAAATCCTCTCAAAACGTTTTGGAAAAAAGCGCTGACTTTTCACTGTTAAAGCGGGTTCTCGTTTTTATTGAGAGCAATTATCAAAATAGATTAACCTTGGCCGATCTAGTGAAAGAATTCAGCATCAGTAAAAGCAAGATTATTAAATTATTCAACCGGTACCTTCAGCAAACGCCAATCGAATACCTCAATAGCTTTAGGATCAAAAAGGCTTGCCAACTACTGACTTCGACTGAGCTACCCATTACCGAAATCAGTTTTAAGGTCGGCTTTAATGACAGCAGTTATTTTGCAAAGACCTTCAAGCAAAAGATGCGGGAGACAGCACGTGAATATCGCAAAGGCCATTGAATCCTAGCAAAATTCATGGCCCTTCATTTGATAAGCGTTTGACATTAGGGTGGCTGAATGTGTATCATTGACGTGAAAGCGATTTCAGAAAGGCGGTTAAACCATGCAAAAACTCGATCCAAGCAAATTTGTCCACGTTACCAACCAGCGTTATCGCCAGCACTACCACATCACGACCCCCGGTGGCTGGCTGAACGACCCGAACGGTCTCTGCTACTTCAAGGGCTATTATCACGTCTTCTACCAGTTCCACCCTTATTCCTCCGAGTGGGGACCGATGCACTGGGGCCACGTCCGCAGCCGCGACCTCGTCCACTGGGAGCAGCTGCCGATTGCCCTGGTCCCCGGCGATCCCGAGGACAGCGGCGGCTGCTTCTCCGGCTCAGCGATCATCAAAAACGGGCGGCTCTACCTGCTCTACACCGGCCACCACTATTACGGCGACGGTGACCTCGACCACTTCTGGGAAAATCAGAACCTGGCCTACAGCGACGACGGCGTTCATTTCACCAAGTACGAGCACAACCCGATCATCGAAGCGCCAGCCGACAACACCCAGCACTTCCGCGATCCGAAAGTCTGGGAGCACAACGGCAGCTACTACCTGGTGCTTGGCAGCCAGCATAAGGGCGATGAGCTCGGCCGGATCCTCCTCTACAAATCGACCGATCTATTCCACTGGGAATCCTGCGGCCCGATCATCTAGTCCCAGGGCAAGGACACCGAGGGCTGGATGTGGGAATGCCCCGACCTCTTCTCCGTCGACGGGCAGGACGTCCTGGTTTACTCGCCGATGGGCATTAAGCCCCAGGGCAAGCGATTCTTGAACACCTCGCAGGTCTGTTACCGGATCGGCAAACTTGACTACCAGACCCAGCGCTTCACCGGGAGCCAGCCGGCGGAACTCGATCACGGGCACAACTTCTACGCCACCCAGAGCTTCACGACCCCGGATGGCCGCCAGCTTCAGTTTGGCTGGATGAGCCCCTTTGACGAAACGCCGCAGGAGCACACGGATGGGTGGGCCTGCTCCCTGACCCTGCCGCGGGAAATTTCGGTAGTTGACGGCGTCCTCCACGCCCAGCCGGCCCGCGAACTGGCCGCCCTGCGCCACCAAACCAACATCGATAATGAGATGCGGGTGGCGGGTCAGCAAGTTCTGCCGGTCAGCGACCCACAGCACGCGGAATTAGCGCTCAAGTTTGCAGAGACGCCCCACGACTTCTCCTGGATCCTGAGCGACCAGGATGGTGCCCTGGTCAGCCTCGCCTACGAGCAGGGCCAGCTCACCCTGACCCGCCGTGGCAATGATCCGCACCGCTACGCCACGGTCACAGAACTCGACGACATTCGGATTTTCGTCGACACTAGCTCGGTGGAAATCTTCGTTAACGCCGGCACAACCACCTTCACCGAGCGCTACTACGCTAAGGGCCAAGTTGAACTTGCCCTGGCCGCCGAAAGGGAATGCCAGCTCCATGTTCAAGCTTTTCAACTTAAGTAAACAACATTAAAAGCCCCGGGCGACGCGATTCCTTGCGTTGCCCGGGGCTTGTTATTCACCCTTATTTGAATAGTTCTTGCATCTGTTGATCGGTTAGGTCAAATTGCTGTTGAACCTTAGATTTTAACTGATCTTCCGGCAGGCCTGCTTCACGCAGTAAGGAAATGGCGCCACGAATTGCCTCCATTTTTCCGGTAGCAATGCCTTCTTCACGGACGTCTTCATCATGGAACATCATGTGGGTTTTATTATCCATGTAATCATTCCTCCATTCCGTGTTTTTGCTTAGATTCTGGATGTAATCCTTCAATTCATCGACGTACTCGTCATTTACTACATCCTTATTATCCACGTAATCAAGGAAGTTGCGCAAGTCTTTACTGACATCATCTTTGGTGCCCTTAGTGTTCAGAAAAA comes from Limosilactobacillus sp. and encodes:
- a CDS encoding sugar O-acetyltransferase, encoding MDNSYRRDNELPYIATKEVLQEQLRAKKAFREYNEVMPFDLERGRELIAESGIRHGTEIYLEPPFYCEYGNHIKVGDYFYANTGCIISDVGEVVIGDHVLFGPRVNILTAGHPVHPVSRNSGYEYGMPITIGNNVWLGGNVTVCPGVTIGNNVVIGAGSVVTKDIPDNVVAVGNPCHVLRKITEADKPYYFKNRKFDDEAWEAIQNRK
- a CDS encoding AraC family transcriptional regulator, with the protein product MDFHELENVDYSFSDYPVLIEYTNLSSYPDFRAINHWHDDFEFTYIFAGQMDYNVNGTIITLSKGNGIFVNSKQMHFGFNSNHQDCLFLCVVFKPTLLCINSAFEEEYVKPIINNGVPFLKLSQQNPLQKKILLSLLTLKDSAQSKLAIQARLFAIWNDLYQLLPKSSQNVLEKSADFSLLKRVLVFIESNYQNRLTLADLVKEFSISKSKIIKLFNRYLQQTPIEYLNSFRIKKACQLLTSTELPITEISFKVGFNDSSYFAKTFKQKMRETAREYRKGH
- a CDS encoding GH32 C-terminal domain-containing protein, with translation MRVAGQQVLPVSDPQHAELALKFAETPHDFSWILSDQDGALVSLAYEQGQLTLTRRGNDPHRYATVTELDDIRIFVDTSSVEIFVNAGTTTFTERYYAKGQVELALAAERECQLHVQAFQLK